A genomic stretch from Thermomonospora umbrina includes:
- a CDS encoding GntR family transcriptional regulator produces MTEAVALSDTRRLRADRARQMADVLRRQVLQGAFPARVLPAEARLVEEFGASRNTVRDALDLLRAEGLVERCPGVGTLVVSEKYAHGLERLLGLAETLHEHGTVSNEVRTTGLITPPREVSARLRTPAGEPVVYVERLRRLNGVPLSLDLTYLVRDLGEALLAEDLANNDVFVLLERLSGQRLGLAEMTLEAVNADPHSAAVLEAPRGAALMMAERLTHLADGRPVDLEYIRFRGDRITMRGTLRRPDPLA; encoded by the coding sequence ATGACCGAAGCGGTGGCACTCAGCGACACCCGTCGGCTGCGCGCCGACCGGGCGCGGCAGATGGCCGACGTGCTGCGCCGGCAGGTCCTGCAGGGCGCGTTCCCGGCGCGGGTCCTGCCGGCCGAGGCCCGGCTGGTGGAGGAGTTCGGGGCCTCGCGCAACACGGTGCGCGACGCCCTGGACCTGCTGCGCGCCGAGGGGCTGGTCGAGCGCTGTCCCGGCGTCGGCACGCTGGTGGTCTCCGAGAAGTACGCCCACGGCCTCGAACGGCTGCTGGGGCTGGCCGAGACCCTGCACGAGCACGGCACGGTCTCCAACGAGGTCCGTACCACCGGGCTGATCACCCCGCCCCGGGAGGTCAGCGCCCGGCTGCGGACCCCGGCGGGCGAGCCGGTCGTCTACGTCGAACGGCTCCGGCGGCTCAACGGGGTGCCGCTCTCCCTCGACCTGACCTATCTCGTCCGCGACCTCGGCGAGGCGCTGCTCGCCGAGGACCTGGCCAACAACGACGTCTTCGTCCTGCTGGAACGGCTGTCCGGGCAACGCCTCGGGCTCGCCGAGATGACCCTCGAGGCGGTCAACGCCGACCCGCACTCGGCCGCCGTGCTGGAGGCCCCGCGCGGCGCGGCCCTGATGATGGCCGAGCGCCTCACCCACCTGGCCGACGGACGGCCGGTGGACCTGGAGTACATCCGCTTTCGCGGCGACCGCATCACCATGCGCGGCACCCTCCGCCGCCCCGACCCGCTCGCCTAG